The genomic interval AAGTGTGATATCGGTAACCACTCGAGCCCCTTTCGTACCTATGGGCTCCTTGGTAACCTGCACCACTATCTCCTGCCCGGGTTTGAGGATGTCCTTTATCGACTTCGACTTCTTGGGGACCGGGATCTCCTCTCCGTCCGCTTCTCGGACTACTCGGTGCTCCTTTCCGTTCCTTCCTGCGAGTGCATCATCCACATATAAGAAGACATTCCGTTCGAGGCCAACGTCAACGAAAGCCGCCTGCATACCCGGAAGGACGTTCTCGACCTTGCCCTTATAGATGTTCCCGGCGTATCTGGGATGAACCGACCTTTCAATGAACAAGTCGACGAGCGCACCGTCCTCAAGAATCGCAGCCCTCATTTCCCCGTTGTCCGAATTGACAACGATTTCTTTGCGCATCCAAACTCAACTCCTCGGACCGCCTCCCCGCGGCGGTCGCCAAATCTTCACACTCGGAATCCATCGGGGACACCAGGTCCCCGTTTTCCACGTAGTAGAGCCCTGTCCGGTGTATGGGAACACGCCCGACCACATCTGGATTTGCGCCGCCGGCCTCGCCCGCCCCCGAAACCGTTGCCAAGTGGGCGATCAGGTCCTGGGGTCTCAGATTGGCCCTCCCACCGGACCTGCACACGAACTCGAGGATGCCTTCGTGACACGAAAGCGACCTCACAAGAGGCCGAAGGTCCACGCGCTTCCTTCCGCTCTTGGTCTTGACCGGGGCTATGGCGGTTTCCCCCTCCATAAACTCCTGCGCCGCCCCGCACAACTCCGGGCGCACGAAAGCCCTGTATGACGCATACTCTATCCGGGACGCGAGGGATGCCCGGCTAATGACTCTCCCTGCCGCAAGTGCCGACAGTCCGGGCGGCAGTGCCTGCTCGAGTGCGGAGAGGAGGTTCGCCGGAGACACTGGGGATCTCAGCTCTAAATCCACATACTCGGCTTCGCTTGTGATCCCTACTGCGAGTGCCGAGCCAAAGGACATTTTGGGATGGGGATGATACCCCTCAGTATAGGATATGGGCACCCGCGCCCGTCTGACTGCCCTCTCCATCGCGCGGACGAATTCCAGATGCGAAATGAACCTCGCTTCTTCCGTTTTGGCCATGCGGACCCGCACCGAAACTGCAGAAGTCTCTCCGGTCATGCCCCCGCCTCCTTTCCGAGGAGGCGAACTCGGACATCTCCCCCGCACACCCCGCACCGGGAGCACGGCCCTTCCCTGCAGTCGGGAGTTAGCTCGCCTCGCGCCGCCCGCTCTGCCTCACGAAGCAGGAATCCCTTGGCGACGCCCATGTCGATGTAGTCCCAGGGAAGCGGCTCGTCGGGGGCAAATACTCTGGTGGCGTGAGCCGAGGAGTCCACGCCCTCCTCTGCGAAAGCCTGCTCCCACAGGTCCGGTCTGAACAACTCGGACCATCCGTCGAAACGGCATCCCAAGCGCACGGCGCGCTCAACCACCGGGCACAGACTCCGGTCCCCGCGCGCAAAGGTGGCCTCAAGGTGGCTCGCCCGTACGTCGGGAAAAGACACGGATATTCCCCGCACACGAAGGCGGTCCCTCAAGTAGTGCTGCTTGGCTTTCAGCTCCTCGGTGGTATTCTGCCCAAACCACTGGAAGGGCGTGTGCGGTTTGGGGACAAATGATGAGACGCTTACGTTCACCCCCACCCGGCCGGCCTTCCCGCGCCCCGCCGCGATCCGCCTTCCCGCTGACAGTACCTTCTTCGAAAGGTCCGCTATGCCGCCGATATCCTCGTAGGTCTCGTGCGGCAACCCTATCATGAAATAGAGCTTGACGTTCTCCCACCCGGATTCGAAGGCATCCGTCACGGCGGACATGAGGTCCTCCTCTGTGACTCCCTTGTTGATTATGTCTCGAAGCCGTTGAGTTCCAGCCTCCGGAGCGAAGGTGAGCCCAGTCCGCCTGGACTTCTGGACTTCTCTGGCCAGGGCGATGGAAAACGAGTCCACTCTGAGCGATGGGAGGGAGACAGCCACGCCTTCATGGCCATACTTCTCCACAAGGTTCCGCACCAGTTGTGCCACACCTGAGTAGTCCGCAGTGGACAACGACAGGAGCGACACTTCCTCATACCCAGACGAACTCAGGAGAGCGTCTGCAAGTTCGCACAGGTTCGAGACGCTCCGTTCTCTAACAGGGCGATAGAGCACACCTGCCTGGCAGAACCGGCATCCCCTGGAGCACCCCCTCATAACCTCCAACGCGACCCGGTCGTGAACGAGTTCCATGAAAGGCACTATGAACTTGCGTGGGAAAGCTGCCCCCTCGAGGTCCGCAACTACCCGCCTTCTGACCGGGTTGCCCAATTCCGGGCAATGGACTCCAGGGAGAGACGCAAGCTCCCTGATAAGCTCGCGTCTGGGCGTGCGCGCGTGCCTTGCACGTGCAACCACGTCCATGATCTCGGTGATGACTTCCTCGCCATCACCCACCACCACCAGGTCGAAGAAGGCTGCGACCGGTTCAGGGTTCACAGCACAGGGACCACCTGCGATGATTACAGGGTCGTCTTCCCCGCGGTCGCGGGAGCGGAGGGGGATTCCGGCAAGTCCCAGCATCATGAGGACATTGGTATAGGTCAGTTCGTATTGGAGGGTGAACCCTATTACGTCGAATTCCCGCGCGGGAGTGAAGGTCTCCAGGCCATAGAGGGGCACGGCATGTGCCCTCATCTCCTGCTCCATATCGGGCCACGGCGCGAAGGCGCGTTCCGCCACCCACTCTTTCCTGGCGTTCACCACATCGTAAAGTATCTTGAATCCCAGATAGGACATGCCTACTTCGTACACATCGGGAAACGCCAAAAGCAGGGAGGCCTCAGCCTCCGCGTGGTCCTTCCTGACCGCGCCCAGCTCGTTCCCTTCGTACCGGGCCGGCCGGGTCACATTGGGCAGTATTTCGGTTCGCACAATGTCCCGTATCAATAATGCTCCTCGCCTTCGTTTCTCCAGCCCGACGGGCCGGACGACCTTGAGCGCCCACCAGAGACCGCCGCCCGGAGCGGGACATCCACTCCAAGTTCGAGCGCTCTTTCAACCAGTTCCATTTCGTTTATCCGGCCGATTTCTCCCCGGCCAGGCGCAAGCACTGAGATAATCAAGAGATCAGACCCACTCAGCATGTCCAGCACGCGCCGTATGGGAACGCCCTCGTGGACCGCAATAACTCGGGCGCGCATTGTCCCGGCCTCCTCGAACGCGGCCCGCTTCCGTACGGCTGAGCGCAGTGGAGAGAACCCAGCCGCGCGCCCTTCTCTCCTTGCACCGAGCACGATGAAAATCCCGACTGCGGGCACAACCGGATTCAGAAGCCCAGCCACCGCCCCCGCTACGCCGCCTGCCGCCACCAGCCAGCCAAGCGCGATAGACAGTCTCACCACACGCGCAGTGGCCTGCGCGACGCCCAACCTCTCGGCGAGCAGGGCCCGGAGTATCCTCCCACCATCCAGAGGAAGCGCAGGCAACAGGTTGAAGACTGCCAAGGCCAGGTTGATCGCGATGAAGAACTCCGCTCTCTCGCCCCTGCCAATCCCCGACCGGAGGAGCATGTATGCAATACCCGCCAGCACCAGGCTGTTCATCGGCCCGGCCATGGCGACCGCCGCCTCCACCTCAGGCTCGAGTTCGATCGGGCCATCGAGCCTGGCGACCCCTCCGATCGGCGTGAACTCAATCTCGAGCACCCTCAGACCGAACCCGGATGCCACCGCGGCGTGGGCCAGTTCGTGCAGGATCAGGCAGGCGAACACCGTCGCCCAGTCGATGAATGCCCCAGCATACGCGTAGGCTGCCACGACCAGGAGGAGCAGGGGGTTGACCGTCAAGCCCACACCGAACAGTCGAACGCCTCGAAAGCCGCCCATCGTAAGGCCGAACACCTCTCACCGAGGCCGTGTCGCAGTACATGGCGACAGCGGGCATCTTTGGGCCCGCAGCCTCACGATGAGATTATACTGGCCTCCGGGCATCCCTAGAAGAGGATCTTCTGCCTCCTCATGTGGATGTTCTGCAACAGCGCTATCCCGAGCATGGTGGCTATGAGTGAACTCCCTCCCGCGGAGAGGAACGGGAGCGGAATCCCGGTACACGGAGAGACATTCATCGTCATCCCGGCATTGACGAAGATGTGGACCAGCATGGTCGATGTTATCCCCACCGCCACCAGGCCGCCGAACCTGTCCCTTGCCCCGCCTGCGATGGCGTATCCACGGAACACGATGAAGAACAGCATTCCGAGCACCGTGGCCGCCCCGAAGAACCCTAGTTCCTCGGCGATCACAGAGAAGATGAAATCTGTGTGGTGGGCGGGAAGGAAGTTCAGTCTGGCCTGCGTGCTCTGTCCATAACCCAGACCCAGAAGACCACCGGATCCTATCGCGATGACCGACTGGATGATATTGTATCCAGCTCCTGTCGGGTCCATTCCCGGATTGAGGAATACCAGAATCCTGAGGCGCTGGTACCCGTCGAGTGCGAAGAAGTAAGCGGCGGGCGCTGCAACCAACAGGCCTCCAGCGATGATCAGAACGAGAAGCCTCGGGTTCGCCCCGGCTGCATAGAGCATGGCAAAGAGCATCGGGGCGAAGACAAGTGCGCTTCCGAGGTCGTTCTGGGCTACCACCAGACCCATCGGGACCAAGACAATGACGCATGGCACAATGAGACTGCGAAGCGTTGAAAGGTTCTCGCGCTCAGCGAGATAAGCCGCAAGCGCTACCACCACCCCTATCTTGGCGTACTCAGACGGCTGGATGGCGAGAGGCCCCAGCCGTATCCAGGCAAGTGCCCCTTGAGTCCTCGTACCCAGGAAGAACACGGAGATGATGAAACCTATGCTCCCAGCATAGATCCACTTCGCGAGACGTGCCAGGTACCGGTAGTCGATCCCAATTACCAAGAATGACGCGGCCAGCGCAAGCGCGGCCGCCAAGGCTTGCTTCTTCACAAGGGAATAGGGGTCTCCCCCGGTGAGACCCGGGTTCGCCCTGGTAGCGCTGTATATCATCGCGCACCCGAACAACACACACACCGCGACAGCCGCGGCTAGAGGGTAATCGAGGTTCCGGAGGAGCCTCCTCTCTGGGACCATGGACAACCAAGCCTCCCGGTGGGCCTATCTCGCAGGAGCAGCTTCACGCTTGACCTCTCTCACAGGTATGCTCGCCACGATGGCCACGGAGGAGTCGGACCGGTCAAACTCCACCCGCATGTTGCCCTCGTCTATTTCCATATACCTGCCTATGACCTCTATTAGATCGCTCCTCAGTTGCTCCATGAGCCCCGGGGATATGGCCGCGCGGTCATGCACCAGGACAAGCCTAAGCCTGTTCCTGGCAGACTCCCTGCTGGTTCCGGTCTCCATTCGTCCGAAGAGCCGCGCGAGAAACTCCAACATGCGGCATCTACCCCCTCGCAAGTCCTACCCATCTCATCAACTTGTTGAACAGCCCTTCGTTCTCGGTTGTAGCCGCAATGGGGAGATCATTCCCCATCAGCCTGGAGGCTATGTCCCGGAAGGCCCGCCCCGCCTTGGACCTTTCATCCAGTGCCACCGGCTCCCCGCGGTTGGTTGAGACTATCACGCTTTCGTCGTCTGGGACGACCCCGAGAAGGTCGCACCCTAGAAGCTCCAGGATATCGTCGACATCCATCATGTCCCTGCGACGGACCATGTCAGGACGTATCCTGTTGATGACCAGGCCACGGTCGCGGATGTCCTCAGATTCAAGGAGGCCGATTATGCGGTCAGCGTCTCTTGCGGCAGACATCTCAGGGGTGGTGACCACCACAGCCCGGTCAGCCCCGGCAATGGCGTTCTTGAACCCCTGCTCGATCCCGGCCGGGCAATCCACGATCACGAAATCGTACTCCTCTCGCAGTTCCTCGGCAAGTGCTCTCATCTGTTCCGGGGACACAGCTGACTTATCCCGGGATTGCGACGCCGGGAGCAGGCTCAGGTTCTCCAGTTTCTTGTGACGGATCAGTGCTTTGCGCAGACTGCACTTGCCCTCCACCACATTGACGAGGTCGTAGACTATGCGGTTCTCGAGGCCCAGCACGATGTCGAGGTTACGCAGCCCGATATCCGCATCTACCAGGGCCACTTTAGGCCCAAAAGAAGCTATTGCCGCCCCGATGTTCGCCACGACGGTGGTCTTCCCGACGCCGCCTTTGCCGGACGTGACAACGATGACAGTTCCGCTCATGCACCAAACACCATCCCCGAATGAGATGTCCAAGGCTCTATGATAATCGAACCTTCGCGGACCAGTGCCACCTCCGGGCCCTCGGGGGCCTGCACTTCGTCGTCTGGGGCTCGTGTGATTTTGTCGGATATCCGCAGCTGTGTAGGCATGAGCCTGAGAGCCACCACCCGTGCGTTCACGTTTCCCAGAGACCCCGCATGAGCGACCCCGCGGAGAGCCCCGAAGACCACTATGTCCCCGGTGGCTGAGACTTCCGCGCCAGGGTTCACGTCCCCCATGACCAGGACATTCCCGTCGAAAGTCACAGATTGGCCCGCTCGGAGAGTACGGCGAATCATAACCGTATCCGCACGCCTGGGCAAGAGATCGGGGTCTATCCCGGACACGACCGGAGCGGGTGCCGGGGGCTCACTGGGCTCGGGGCGGACACGGCCGCGCCCCGCCGGCTCGTGCTCAGTCTCGGAAACCGAAAGTCCGTAGTCTTCCAAGATCGCAAGGACCTCCTGCACAGTCTCCGGCGGCACCACCGCGCCCCTGGTCTCTACCGTGACCTTGGCGCCCGCGTAGAAATCGCCGGAATTGTCGAGTTTTTGTCTCAGGAGGGCCTTGAGGCTGTCCACACCCTGTCGGGCGTTGAGAACCAGCCGCAGGCCTTTGCGAGTGCCTTTGAAGATGATCTCCTGAGGCTTCAACCGGTTGACCTCCATCCTAGCAGCCATTCGTCTTCCTTATTCTCCGAACCCCATGCAAATCCTTCCGCGACAGGCTACTCAGGCCTCTCAGGATTCGCCGCCAATCGAGATCCATCGAAACCGGCCCCCAAGCCGAAGTAGGCCTCCATTACCGCCCGGGCCACTGGAGCGGCCGCCGACCCGCCTCCTCCGCCCTGTTCAACCAGGACAGCCACCACGATCTCTGGGTTACTCGACGGCGCCCAACCAGCGAACCAGGCGTGCGGATCACCCGGCGGCGCTTGGGCCGTTCCTGTCTTGCCCGCCACAGTTACCGGGAACCCTGCGAACGCCGCCGCAGCAGTCCCGACGCGCGTCGTGTCCACCATGCTCCTGTGAAGGAAGGACCATGTGGACTCTGGAAGATCGACGGTCCGGGCGACCTTCGGCGTGCTAGTGAACGTCACTTCGCCGCCTGCCGAGACCTGACGGACCAAGGTGGGCTCATACATCGTGCCCTTCATCGCGATTCCGCCGTAGGCCACTGCCATCTGAAGCGGTGTAGACGTTATGCCTTGCCCGATCGCGTAGTTCAGCCTCTCCCCCGCCGTGAACGAGCGGGACGAAGAGTCCGGCACCGACCCAGCGACCTCTCTCGGTAGGAACTTCAGGCCCGTTGGGCTTGCGAACCCAAACTCCCGTGCCGCCTGGGCCATCAGGTCCACCGAGAGCCTTCTGCCCAGTTCGTAGAAGACGATGTTGCAGGAGTTCGCTATCCCCTCGTGGAGGGTCTGATAACCATGACTGCGCCCGTAATCCCACACGGAGCACTTCTTGCCGTAGTACCTCGAGGCCACCTCCGGGCTGCAGAGGAACTTCTCGGAAAGACTCACCAGCCCGGCCTCGATGGCGGCCACAGCTGTGAAAGGTTTGAACGTGGAGCCCGGAGGGTACGCCCCTGATACCGCCCGGTTGAACAGGCCGGACACCCCGGAGCTCAACTGTCTCCACCGCTCGTCAGAGATCCTGGGGACGAACCAACCCGGGTCGTAGCCTGGTTCAGTGGCCATGGCGATAATCTCGCCACTTCTCGGGTCGATCGCGACAACCGCGCCGGCCTGGGCCTGCCGGTACCGGCCTTCAGCCCTGATCGCGGCGAGTTGGGCCCGGAGTGCATCCTCGGCAGCCCGCTGCACCCTCGCGTCGACAGTGAGGGTGACTGTCGACCCTTCTATAGGTTCCTTGATCCCCACAGTGCCCACCGGCCTGGCCAGTGAATCGATCTCCACTTCCGTCACGCCGTCTTGGCCCCTAAGGTACCTCTCGAACTCCCTCTCGATGCCGGACTTGCCTATCCGATCCCGGCCTTTGTAACCGTCAGAGGCGAGTTCCTTGAGTTCCTCCGCACTTATCTGCCCCACGTACCCCAGGATGGGTCCGGCTAGAAGGCCCATCGGATAACTTCGATAGGGCTCTTCCTCGATGATTACCCCCGGCAACTCCACCCGGCGCTCCGCGACTTTCACCACGAGCTCGGGCGAGGCGTCCTCCACCAGCCGGGCTGGCTGGTAGGGGATACCGTACCTGCCTTCGGTCTGGCCCGCGATTTTCTTGGATATCTCCTCGGCCGGCATCTCGAGTACCGACGCGAGCCTCTCGATGACTGCCTCCCTATCTCGGAACTCCTGGGGGACCGCGGATATGGTATAGGCCATCCGGTTCGAAGCGAGAACCTGCCCGTTGCGGTCCAGTATGGCGCCGCGAGGGGCAGATATGGGGAGAAGCGCCGTCCTGTTCTGGGCGGAGCGTGCACGGTAGTAGTCGCCCCGCACTATCTGAAGCTGCCAGAGCCTCGCGACAAGAACCACCAGTATGCAGAAGGCCAGGACCTCGAAGAGCCGAAGCCTCCGCTCGAACTGGGTCTGCTTGCGGACCATTGGCACCAACTCCAGGGGTCAGACTTCGGAGACTCTAGCGTACGGCCTCGCCCTGTTGCGCGGTCTGAGATAGACACGGTGGTACAGCCAGATGCCGGCGACGCAATTCAGCGATGCCATCCACGGCATCACGACCAGCACGGCCCTGCCCAGATCGACGTGAGCACCAAACGAGCCCACTATGAACAGGTAGATGGCTTCCCGGAGCACGGTTCCGGCAACTATCACTACCCCGGGAGTGAATAGGTTCTCACGGAAAAGCCTCGGCTCCCAGAACCCGACGAGGGCAGCCACGGCCATGTCTGCGCCTGCATTCGCGCCGATGAACTGCCCGGTCATTGCGTCCTGAAACAACCCGCCCACCAGGGCTGTCACGACCCCTGCAACCGTACCTCGTGTCAGAGAGACCACGATGGCCAGGACTAGCACCAGATCTGGCCGGACCTTGCCCGGGAAGAGTGAGGGCCAGACCGCCGCCTGGATCGTGAGGGCCGCAAAGAGCGCAGGGGGAACCCATATCCTTCTCATTCGGCTTTACCCTCAATCCGCTCTAGGAGCACCAGGACCTCCTCCAGCCTCTCGAAATCCACCCTGGGGCGGACATATCCGATGCTGGACACACCGTACTTGCCCTGCTCCACAGAGACCACGTCCCCGATGACATGCCCACGCGGGTAGATCCCCCCAAGCCCGGAGGTGATCACAACGTCTCCCACAGCGAGATCAGATTCGGCCCCGAGTGGCCGTGCCACGCAAAGCCCAGACCCATCGCCGAGACCCTCCACCACCAGGAGGTCCCTGGACCGCGTGTTCAGCCCGCCTATGGCACTCCTCCCGTCCACCGCGAGAAGCACCGCAGCAGTCTTGGGGGTGACGGACGTAACCCGCCCGACCACACCTCTAGGGTCTATGACAGCCATACCGTTTCTGACCCCATCTGCAGAACCACGGTCCACGACGATCGTGGAGAGCCAGTTTCCTGGGTCACGAAAGGCCACACGAGCCCCGAGCGTCCTGCCGGGCATGGATGATTTCAGATCTAGCAGGGCGCGGAGTCTTTCGTTCTCGCGGGCCGCCTCCGAGAGAGCCAGGTTCTCGCTCACGAGCC from Bacillota bacterium carries:
- a CDS encoding TIGR03936 family radical SAM-associated protein; this translates as MTGETSAVSVRVRMAKTEEARFISHLEFVRAMERAVRRARVPISYTEGYHPHPKMSFGSALAVGITSEAEYVDLELRSPVSPANLLSALEQALPPGLSALAAGRVISRASLASRIEYASYRAFVRPELCGAAQEFMEGETAIAPVKTKSGRKRVDLRPLVRSLSCHEGILEFVCRSGGRANLRPQDLIAHLATVSGAGEAGGANPDVVGRVPIHRTGLYYVENGDLVSPMDSECEDLATAAGRRSEELSLDAQRNRCQFGQRGNEGCDS
- a CDS encoding TIGR03960 family B12-binding radical SAM protein — translated: MIRDIVRTEILPNVTRPARYEGNELGAVRKDHAEAEASLLLAFPDVYEVGMSYLGFKILYDVVNARKEWVAERAFAPWPDMEQEMRAHAVPLYGLETFTPAREFDVIGFTLQYELTYTNVLMMLGLAGIPLRSRDRGEDDPVIIAGGPCAVNPEPVAAFFDLVVVGDGEEVITEIMDVVARARHARTPRRELIRELASLPGVHCPELGNPVRRRVVADLEGAAFPRKFIVPFMELVHDRVALEVMRGCSRGCRFCQAGVLYRPVRERSVSNLCELADALLSSSGYEEVSLLSLSTADYSGVAQLVRNLVEKYGHEGVAVSLPSLRVDSFSIALAREVQKSRRTGLTFAPEAGTQRLRDIINKGVTEEDLMSAVTDAFESGWENVKLYFMIGLPHETYEDIGGIADLSKKVLSAGRRIAAGRGKAGRVGVNVSVSSFVPKPHTPFQWFGQNTTEELKAKQHYLRDRLRVRGISVSFPDVRASHLEATFARGDRSLCPVVERAVRLGCRFDGWSELFRPDLWEQAFAEEGVDSSAHATRVFAPDEPLPWDYIDMGVAKGFLLREAERAARGELTPDCREGPCSRCGVCGGDVRVRLLGKEAGA
- a CDS encoding M50 family metallopeptidase, whose product is MGGFRGVRLFGVGLTVNPLLLLVVAAYAYAGAFIDWATVFACLILHELAHAAVASGFGLRVLEIEFTPIGGVARLDGPIELEPEVEAAVAMAGPMNSLVLAGIAYMLLRSGIGRGERAEFFIAINLALAVFNLLPALPLDGGRILRALLAERLGVAQATARVVRLSIALGWLVAAGGVAGAVAGLLNPVVPAVGIFIVLGARREGRAAGFSPLRSAVRKRAAFEEAGTMRARVIAVHEGVPIRRVLDMLSGSDLLIISVLAPGRGEIGRINEMELVERALELGVDVPLRAAVSGGRSRSSGPSGWRNEGEEHY
- the rodA gene encoding rod shape-determining protein RodA, with the protein product MVPERRLLRNLDYPLAAAVAVCVLFGCAMIYSATRANPGLTGGDPYSLVKKQALAAALALAASFLVIGIDYRYLARLAKWIYAGSIGFIISVFFLGTRTQGALAWIRLGPLAIQPSEYAKIGVVVALAAYLAERENLSTLRSLIVPCVIVLVPMGLVVAQNDLGSALVFAPMLFAMLYAAGANPRLLVLIIAGGLLVAAPAAYFFALDGYQRLRILVFLNPGMDPTGAGYNIIQSVIAIGSGGLLGLGYGQSTQARLNFLPAHHTDFIFSVIAEELGFFGAATVLGMLFFIVFRGYAIAGGARDRFGGLVAVGITSTMLVHIFVNAGMTMNVSPCTGIPLPFLSAGGSSLIATMLGIALLQNIHMRRQKILF
- the minE gene encoding cell division topological specificity factor MinE, whose translation is MLEFLARLFGRMETGTSRESARNRLRLVLVHDRAAISPGLMEQLRSDLIEVIGRYMEIDEGNMRVEFDRSDSSVAIVASIPVREVKREAAPAR
- the minD gene encoding septum site-determining protein MinD — protein: MSGTVIVVTSGKGGVGKTTVVANIGAAIASFGPKVALVDADIGLRNLDIVLGLENRIVYDLVNVVEGKCSLRKALIRHKKLENLSLLPASQSRDKSAVSPEQMRALAEELREEYDFVIVDCPAGIEQGFKNAIAGADRAVVVTTPEMSAARDADRIIGLLESEDIRDRGLVINRIRPDMVRRRDMMDVDDILELLGCDLLGVVPDDESVIVSTNRGEPVALDERSKAGRAFRDIASRLMGNDLPIAATTENEGLFNKLMRWVGLARG
- the minC gene encoding septum site-determining protein MinC yields the protein MKPQEIIFKGTRKGLRLVLNARQGVDSLKALLRQKLDNSGDFYAGAKVTVETRGAVVPPETVQEVLAILEDYGLSVSETEHEPAGRGRVRPEPSEPPAPAPVVSGIDPDLLPRRADTVMIRRTLRAGQSVTFDGNVLVMGDVNPGAEVSATGDIVVFGALRGVAHAGSLGNVNARVVALRLMPTQLRISDKITRAPDDEVQAPEGPEVALVREGSIIIEPWTSHSGMVFGA
- the mrdA gene encoding penicillin-binding protein 2, whose product is MVRKQTQFERRLRLFEVLAFCILVVLVARLWQLQIVRGDYYRARSAQNRTALLPISAPRGAILDRNGQVLASNRMAYTISAVPQEFRDREAVIERLASVLEMPAEEISKKIAGQTEGRYGIPYQPARLVEDASPELVVKVAERRVELPGVIIEEEPYRSYPMGLLAGPILGYVGQISAEELKELASDGYKGRDRIGKSGIEREFERYLRGQDGVTEVEIDSLARPVGTVGIKEPIEGSTVTLTVDARVQRAAEDALRAQLAAIRAEGRYRQAQAGAVVAIDPRSGEIIAMATEPGYDPGWFVPRISDERWRQLSSGVSGLFNRAVSGAYPPGSTFKPFTAVAAIEAGLVSLSEKFLCSPEVASRYYGKKCSVWDYGRSHGYQTLHEGIANSCNIVFYELGRRLSVDLMAQAAREFGFASPTGLKFLPREVAGSVPDSSSRSFTAGERLNYAIGQGITSTPLQMAVAYGGIAMKGTMYEPTLVRQVSAGGEVTFTSTPKVARTVDLPESTWSFLHRSMVDTTRVGTAAAAFAGFPVTVAGKTGTAQAPPGDPHAWFAGWAPSSNPEIVVAVLVEQGGGGGSAAAPVARAVMEAYFGLGAGFDGSRLAANPERPE
- the mreD gene encoding rod shape-determining protein MreD, whose amino-acid sequence is MRRIWVPPALFAALTIQAAVWPSLFPGKVRPDLVLVLAIVVSLTRGTVAGVVTALVGGLFQDAMTGQFIGANAGADMAVAALVGFWEPRLFRENLFTPGVVIVAGTVLREAIYLFIVGSFGAHVDLGRAVLVVMPWMASLNCVAGIWLYHRVYLRPRNRARPYARVSEV
- the mreC gene encoding rod shape-determining protein MreC, whose translation is MHRFFSNRRATVTGACVVLLLCLVYFTARDRQRLTLAEQVAREVFAPVARLGSRFGTWVSSWASFVSSIGATKAENERLAREVDRLVSENLALSEAARENERLRALLDLKSSMPGRTLGARVAFRDPGNWLSTIVVDRGSADGVRNGMAVIDPRGVVGRVTSVTPKTAAVLLAVDGRSAIGGLNTRSRDLLVVEGLGDGSGLCVARPLGAESDLAVGDVVITSGLGGIYPRGHVIGDVVSVEQGKYGVSSIGYVRPRVDFERLEEVLVLLERIEGKAE